One window of Quercus robur chromosome 12, dhQueRobu3.1, whole genome shotgun sequence genomic DNA carries:
- the LOC126709976 gene encoding protein P21-like codes for MSLSKHLPIFFFLLITLFSALAHAARFDIRNNCPFTVWAAAVPGGGRRLNPRESWPLDVNAGTTGARIWARTGCNFDGSGRGRCQTGDCGGLLQCQAYGAPPNTLAEFALNQYQNLDFFDISLVDGFNVPMEFSPTSGGCTKGIKCVADINGQCPAQLKAPSGCNNPCTVFKTNEYCCNSGNCGPTNYSKFFKDRCPSAYSYPKDDATSTFTCNGGTNYKVVFCP; via the coding sequence ATGAGCCTGTCCAAACACCTacccattttcttcttcctcttaaTAACTCTTTTTAGTGCCTTAGCCCATGCAGCCAGATTTGATATTAGAAACAATTGTCCCTTCACAGTTTGGGCAGCAGCCGTTCCTGGTGGTGGCAGGCGGCTCAACCCACGCGAGTCTTGGCCCCTTGACGTCAACGCTGGCACAACAGGGGCCCGCATTTGGGCTCGAACTGGGTGCAATTTCGATGGCTCTGGGCGTGGCAGATGTCAAACCGGTGACTGTGGTGGACTTCTTCAATGCCAAGCTTATGGTGCACCTCCAAACACCCTTGCTGAATTTGCGCTAAATCAATATCAAAACTTGGATTTCTTTGACATCTCTCTTGTTGATGGGTTTAATGTTCCCATGGAATTTAGTCCCACCTCTGGTGGGTGCACCaaaggaataaaatgtgttgctGATATCAATGGACAGTGCCCAGCTCAATTGAAAGCTCCTAGTGGGTGTAACAACCCTTGTACTGTATTCAAGACCAATGAATATTGTTGCAATTCTGGAAACTGTGGACCTACAAATTATTCCAAATTTTTCAAAGATCGGTGCCCGAGTGCTTATAGTTACCCTAAGGATGATGCAACAAGCACATTTACTTGCAATGGTGGGACTAACTATAAGGTGGTGTTCTGCCCTTGA